In the Colwellia sp. 20A7 genome, one interval contains:
- a CDS encoding capsule biosynthesis protein, which translates to MRNVLLLQGPVGPFFKILSKYLQLKENLSVKQITFNGGDHHFSDKQNSTAYTGDFNDWANYLSTYAKDKNITDIIVFGDCRYYHREAKKVADKLSISFWAFEEGYLRPSFITLEKNGVNGNSLFDFEQYQSEINPLENEVETNQDNMLVLKRSFLHMGYQASMYYFFKLFYFNRYKGYIHHRPWHLFEEAYNWVKSGIRKMKYNTQESAVQKLLEGELSGKYFLAPLQVSVDSQILYHSSYRSVEEFIGDVIKSFAQNADKKDFLVFKHHPMDRGFNHYAGYIKKLCYAYNVNSRVLYVHDLNLPSLLKHAKGTITINSTVGISSLHHNVPTKTLGRAVYNIDGITSQKSLNDFWMSCCKPCQVKFNKFKESLLVTNQIPGSFYQKPELTLKAVTDKILV; encoded by the coding sequence ATGAGAAATGTGTTGCTTCTTCAAGGTCCTGTTGGCCCATTTTTCAAAATCCTGTCTAAATACTTACAATTGAAAGAAAATTTAAGTGTTAAACAAATTACCTTTAATGGTGGAGATCATCATTTTAGTGATAAACAGAATTCAACTGCTTATACTGGTGATTTCAATGATTGGGCTAACTATTTATCAACTTACGCCAAGGATAAAAATATTACTGATATTATTGTTTTCGGTGATTGCCGTTATTATCATCGTGAAGCTAAGAAAGTTGCAGATAAATTATCTATATCTTTTTGGGCCTTCGAAGAAGGGTACTTACGTCCGTCATTTATTACCTTAGAAAAAAATGGTGTTAACGGTAATTCACTCTTCGATTTTGAACAGTATCAATCCGAAATCAATCCTCTAGAAAATGAAGTGGAAACTAACCAAGATAATATGCTGGTATTGAAACGCTCATTTCTTCATATGGGCTATCAAGCAAGTATGTACTACTTTTTTAAGTTATTTTATTTTAACCGTTATAAGGGCTATATACATCACCGACCTTGGCACCTATTTGAAGAGGCGTATAATTGGGTGAAATCAGGTATTCGTAAAATGAAATATAATACCCAAGAGTCTGCTGTCCAAAAGCTACTTGAAGGTGAACTATCAGGAAAATATTTTTTAGCTCCTTTACAAGTGAGTGTTGATAGCCAAATCTTATATCATTCGTCTTACCGGTCAGTGGAAGAGTTTATTGGTGATGTTATTAAATCATTTGCACAAAATGCAGATAAAAAAGATTTTTTAGTATTTAAGCATCACCCAATGGATCGTGGTTTTAACCACTATGCAGGGTATATAAAAAAACTTTGTTATGCTTACAATGTAAACAGCAGAGTTTTGTACGTACATGATTTAAACCTACCATCCCTATTAAAACATGCAAAAGGTACTATAACTATTAATAGTACAGTGGGTATATCGTCACTACATCACAATGTTCCAACTAAAACCCTTGGACGTGCTGTTTACAATATTGATGGTATCACAAGTCAAAAAAGCTTGAATGACTTTTGGATGTCATGTTGTAAACCTTGCCAAGTCAAATTTAATAAATTTAAAGAATCTCTATTAGTGACTAACCAAATACCGGGGAGTTTCTATCAAAAACCTGAACTGACATTGAAAGCGGTTACAGATAAAATTTTAGTGTAA
- a CDS encoding GNAT family N-acetyltransferase produces MNKNNIKTTWQIKHFNELSLDQLYDLLKLRIDVFVVEQTCDYPDLDSDKDQLDRHQETVHVLGYQDNKLVAYLRILAKGQSYENYISIGRVAIAEQARGKGLGHELIQEALDLCQQYFPKQNIKISAQEHLVGYYQQHGFKQVSPMYLEDNIPHVAMVKNIDI; encoded by the coding sequence ATGAACAAAAATAATATAAAAACCACTTGGCAAATTAAACATTTTAACGAACTATCCCTTGATCAATTATACGATCTGTTAAAGTTGCGTATTGATGTATTTGTTGTAGAACAAACTTGTGATTATCCTGACTTAGATAGTGATAAAGATCAATTAGACAGACACCAAGAAACAGTTCATGTATTAGGGTATCAAGATAACAAACTTGTCGCCTACCTACGTATATTAGCGAAAGGCCAAAGCTATGAAAACTATATTAGTATTGGTCGAGTTGCTATAGCTGAACAAGCAAGAGGAAAGGGGTTAGGACATGAACTTATTCAAGAAGCTCTAGACCTATGCCAACAATACTTCCCAAAGCAAAATATTAAAATATCAGCGCAAGAACATTTAGTTGGTTATTACCAGCAGCATGGATTTAAACAAGTATCACCAATGTACCTTGAAGATAATATCCCGCACGTAGCAATGGTTAAAAATATAGATATTTAA
- a CDS encoding MAPEG family protein, protein MDINITITAFYASLLALLFIGLSFNIIRLRFQLKIGLGDGGDPSLIKAIRIHGNFSEYMPLALILLAGLELNGVDSLWVHIFGSILFLGRISHAIGLSLSIGTSKPRVFGVISMFLVLLMLAIANIYAFVS, encoded by the coding sequence ATGGATATAAATATCACCATCACTGCATTTTATGCAAGCTTACTTGCGCTTCTTTTTATCGGACTATCGTTTAATATTATACGATTGCGTTTCCAGCTAAAAATAGGACTGGGTGATGGTGGAGATCCATCATTAATTAAAGCGATTAGAATACACGGTAATTTTTCTGAATATATGCCTTTAGCCTTAATTTTATTAGCCGGGCTTGAGCTTAATGGCGTCGATAGTTTATGGGTACATATATTTGGTAGTATTTTATTTCTTGGTCGAATTTCACATGCTATCGGCTTAAGCTTATCTATAGGTACTTCAAAACCTCGAGTTTTTGGCGTTATTAGCATGTTTTTGGTATTGCTTATGTTAGCAATAGCAAATATTTATGCTTTTGTTAGTTGA
- the adk gene encoding adenylate kinase has translation MRIVLLGAPGAGKGTQAQFLMTKFGIPQISTGDMLRAAISAGTELGKQAKAVMDAGQLVSDELIIGLVKERITQDDCKSGFLLDGFPRTIPQADAMKENGIDVDHVLEFDVPDEVIVERMAGRRVHSGSGRVYHLVYNPPKVEGKDDVTGDDLSIRPDDEESTVRKRLAIYHDQTKPLVDFYQAEAKSGNCQYLTVDGTQAVEAVNTLLNEQLA, from the coding sequence ATGCGTATTGTACTTCTTGGTGCTCCTGGTGCGGGCAAAGGCACACAGGCACAGTTTTTGATGACTAAATTTGGTATTCCTCAAATATCAACTGGTGACATGTTACGTGCTGCAATTTCAGCGGGTACTGAGTTAGGCAAACAAGCTAAAGCTGTTATGGATGCTGGCCAACTAGTGTCTGATGAGTTAATTATTGGTTTAGTAAAAGAACGTATCACACAAGATGACTGTAAATCAGGCTTCTTACTTGATGGCTTCCCTCGTACTATTCCTCAAGCTGATGCGATGAAAGAGAATGGTATTGATGTTGATCATGTTCTTGAATTTGATGTACCTGATGAAGTTATTGTTGAACGTATGGCTGGCCGTCGAGTACATTCTGGCTCAGGTCGTGTTTATCACCTTGTCTATAACCCGCCAAAAGTAGAAGGTAAAGATGATGTTACTGGTGATGACTTATCAATTCGTCCAGATGATGAAGAGTCAACAGTACGTAAGCGTTTAGCTATTTATCATGATCAAACTAAACCGCTTGTAGATTTTTACCAGGCTGAAGCCAAATCAGGTAATTGTCAGTACTTAACGGTAGATGGTACTCAAGCTGTTGAAGCTGTTAATACTTTACTAAATGAGCAATTAGCTTAA